The Staphylococcus simiae genome includes the window AGATTTAGGTTTAGTGTGAAAAATAACATAATAGGCTAACCAAAATAAGGCTGTAGGTATAGCAATCATTAAATAGCGTTTTAATTTTAGTTCGCTTATATATTGTATAAATAATCCAATAAGTATACTACTTGATAAAGCTAATGCATAGACCCATCGTCTTTGAGGCATAGAAAAACCATTAAAGGCACTATCGAAATATTGAGAAGATGAACCTAAAATTAATATCCATGTAATAATCGCAAACAAACGATAGAAATAATGATGATAAAGTTTAAATGATAATAATGCAACGATTGTAATAATTGAAATTGTAATATAAAAACCGTCTGAAAATAGTAAAAAACGACTTTCTATTGGTGTTAATAACGGTATCTCTAAATTGGGATTTTGCTTACGATCATTGTGTAAAAAAGCAGAAATACCAGTGTATAAGCCGAAGCTACTGGATAATATACTTAAAACAGTAGCAATAACTAATATGTAAAACTTTTGCCAACGTGACACAATGTCATTTTTATATTGAAATATGAGGCGATAAATAAAATAAAAACCGAGTATAATACCTTGATAATAACTAAAGTAAAAACTGCTAAATAGCGTTATAGTAATACTGATAATAAATATGCCAATTTTTCGTTGTTGATAAAAACGCTCGAAACCTAAAATAGTTAAGGGTAATAAATATAAAATGTTACCGTAAAATGACCAAGTAAAATTAAAATAAATGATTACTGTCGACATACCATACAAGATTAATGCCACTATGATACTTAGTGGTTTCAATTTTAAATATTTAAATAAATAATACGAACACATAAACGTTAAAATAGTTCTAACCATTGCCATAATAAGTTGATTATTTAGCCAGAAGCTAATATCAGATGGATTAATATGTTTAAATAATCCAAACACCCATATTGCAAAGAAATTTAACCACATCAAAGGTGACAATGAATAATAATATGATAAGCCATTAACATAATCTCCGCCTAATCCAAATGAAGGATCATAAAAACTACTTAACGATGTAAAATGCTCATAAAGATACATTTGAAAAGGCATCATTTGTCGAAAGCCATCACCAGAACCACTAAACACAAGGTCGTGAACAAAATAACCGTAAAGGTATGGAGCAAATAAAATGATCGTCATACCAATACTAAGTAAAACAACTAGCACAAAATGCCAGATTTTATTAGAAATTAAATTTTTAATCACAACATATCCTCATCTTTCTCTATAATAAATTGGTTATTAACTATATAACTACCTAACTTTGAAATTGATTTAATCTTTATTATTTTATCATTAAAATATAGTGATAGATATTAAAAGTATAGCTATATAAAATTAAGTTACATACGCCAAATAGTCAAAGTGAATAATACAAAAAAGAACATGCGTGGTTAAGTTAGTTATTAAATGTAAAATTATAAAAAGTTAACTTAAAATGTTAATTTTAAAGTGACATAGCTAAGGAGTAAGTCATAAAACTGACTTAAAAATACAATAATTTTAAAAATTAATCGTCCTTTAAGCATTTTTAAAGTAAATGTTACTATAAATATAGTTGAATGTAGAAAAGTGTTCTATAATAGATAAGTTGACAAGATCTAAAGAAAGCAAGGTGAATCATATGGTAATTCAATGGTATCCAGGACATATGGCGAAAGCAAAAAGAGAAGTAAGTGAACAATTAAAAAAAGTAGATGTTGTATTTGAATTAGTAGATGCACGCATCCCTTATAGTTCTAGAAATCCAATGATAGATGATGTTATTAAGCAAAAACCTCGCGTCGTTATTTTAAATAAAAAAGACATGTCTAATTTAAAAGAAATGGAAAAATGGGAAAATTTCTTTGTTGAAAAAGGCTATTATCCAGTAGCCGTTGATGCTAAACATGGTAAGAATTTAAAACAAGTTGAAGCAGCAGCTATCAAAGCAACAAAAGAAAAATTTGAGCGAGAAAAAGCAAAAGGATTAAAGCCTAGAGCAATTAGAGCAATGATTGTTGGAATACCTAATGTTGGTAAATCTACTTTAATTAATAAATTAGCTAATCGCAGTATTGCTCAAACAGGTAACAAACCAGGTGTAACAAAACAGCAACAGTGGATTAAAGTTGGTAAGTCGTTACAACTACTAGACACACCTGGAATATTATGGCCTAAATTTGAAGATGAAGAAGTAGGAAAAAAATTAAGTCTAACAGGCGCAATTAAAGATAGTATTGTACATTTAGATGAAGTAGCAATTTATGGACTTAATTTCTTGATTGCGCATGATTTAGAGAGATTGCAACAACATTATAAAATTGATGTAAATGCGGATGCTGAAGTTTTAGAATGGTTCGATGCAATTGGACGTAAACGAGGATTATTGAGAAAAGGTAATGAAGTAGATTATGAAGCAGTTATTGAATTATTAATTAATGATATGAGAAATGCCAAAATTGGTACTTACTGTTTTGATATAGTACAAGAAATGTCTGAGGAATTATCGCATGACTCAAACAATTAAAGACTTGACAGCAATCATTAATGATATTAATTCATTAGAAGAATTAGCAACTCATACCGTTAATGCTGATGGACGAAAAGGTGTCCAGTTAGCAATTAGTAGACGTCGTAAGCAACTTTTAGCTAAAGAACAATTACAACAAAAATATATAACTATGTCGAAGTACGAACAAAGTATTTTAAACCAGCAACCAAATGCATTAATTTGTGGCATTGATGAAGTAGGACGCGGACCATTAGCAGGTCCTGTAGTTGCATGTGCGACGATATTAAATTCTGGACATCATTATTTAGGACTAGATGATTCTAAAAAAATGACTGCAGCTAAGCGTGAACAACTTAATGAAGCATTAAAATCAAATGTTAGAGACTATGCTTTTGGGATTGCTACAGCGCAAGAGATTGATGAATTGAATATTTATCAAGCGACAAAAGTGGCAATGCAACGTGCAATTGATAATTTGACAGTTAAACCCACACATTTATTAATAGATGCTATGGAATTAAACAATAACATTCCTCAACAAGCTATTATAAAAGGAGATGCTAAAAGTGTCTCGATTGCTGCAGCAAGTGTAATGGCGAAAGTATATCGAGATCACTATATGACAGATTTAGCACAACAATATCCTGATTACGGTTTTGATAAAAATGCTGGCTATGGTACTAAACAACATCTTACTGCGATAGATACAGTAGGTATTATGGCTGAGCATAGGAAAAGTTTTGAACCAATTAAATCAATAGTCTCTAATGAAAAAGTAGAATAATATTGTATTTGTATTTTTTGTAACTTCAAAATAGTTGTTTTATTAAATAATTTGTAAAAATAGCATGAAAATATACCTTTTAAGTTTACAATAGCGCTTACATTTTTTATAATTGTAAGGGAACTTAACCTAAGAAACAGGAGGATGGAAGATGAATATCCACGAGTATCAAGGTAAAGAAATATTTCGTTCTATGGGCGTACCAGTACCAGAAGGACGAGTAGCATTTACTGCTGAAGAAGCGGTGGAGAAAGCGAAAGAATTAAATTCAGATGTATATGTAGTTAAGGCACAAATACATGCTGGTGGTAGAGGTAAAGCAGGCGGTGTTAAGATTGCTAAGTCTTTATCAGAAGTTGAAACATATGCAAATGAATTGTTAGGTAAAACTTTGGTGACACACCAGACAGGTCCGGAAGGTAAAGAAGTTAAACGTTTATATATCGAAGAAGGATGCGATATTCAAAAAGAATATTATGTTGGCTTTGTTATTGATCGTGCAACTGATCAAGTTACTTTGATGGCATCTGAAGAAGGGGGTACTGAGATCGAGGAAGTTGCAGCAAAAACACCTGAAAAGATTTTCAAAGAATCAATCGATCCAGTAGTTGGTTTATCACCATATCAAGCGCGTAGAATTGCGTTTAATATTAATATTCCAAAAGAATCTGTCAATAAAGCAGCTAAATTTTTAATAGCACTTTATAACGTCTTTATCGAAAAAGATTGTTCTATTGTTGAAATTAATCCATTAGTTACTACTGGTGACGGTGAAGTATTGGCATTAGATGCTAAAATTAATTTTGATGATAATGCTTTATTTAGACATAAAGATGTTGTTGAAATGAGAGATTTAGAAGAGGAAGATCCAAAAGAAATCGAAGCATCAAAACATGATTTATCATATATTGCTTTAGACGGAGACATTGGTTGTATGGTAAATGGTGCAGGTTTAGCTATGGCAACTATGGATACTATTAATCACTTCGGTGGCAACCCAGCTAACTTCTTAGACGCAGGTGGTAGTGCTACAAGAGAAAAAGTTACTGAAGCATTTAAAATCATCTTAGGTGATGAAAATGTTAAAGGTATTTTTGTTAACATTTTCGGCGGTATTATGAAATGTGATGTTATTGCGGAAGGTATCGTTGAAGCAGTTAAAGAAGTAGACTTAACATTACCACTTGTAGTTCGTTTAGAAGGTACTAACGTTGAACTTGGTAAACAAATCTTAAAAGATTCAGGTTTAGCAATTGAACCAGCAGCTACAATGGCTGAAGGCGCACAAAAAATTGTTAAGCTTGTAAAAGAAGCGTAAGGAAAGGATGGGAGCACTAAGATGAGTGTATTTATAGATAAGAATACTAAAGTAATGGTACAAGGTATTACAGGGTCTACTGCCCTTTTCCATACAAAACAAATGCTTGACTATGGAACTCAAATTGTTGCTGGTGTAACACCAGGTAAAGGCGGTCAAGTAGTTGAAGGCGTTCCAGTTTTCAATACAGTTGAAGAAGCTAAAAACGAAACTGGAGCAACAGTTTCTGTTATTTATGTTCCTGCACCATTTGCAGCCGATTCAATTTTAGAAGCAGCTGATGCAGATTTAGATATGGTAATTTGTATTACTGAACATATTCCTGTATTGGATATGGTTAAAGTTAAACGTTATTTAGAAGGTAGAAAAACACGTTTAGTTGGACCAAACTGTCCAGGTGTTATCACTGCTGATGAATGTAAAATTGGTATTATGCCAGGATATATTCATAAAAAAGGACACGTAGGTGTAGTGTCTCGTTCAGGTACATTGACTTATGAAGCAGTGCATCAGCTAACTGAAGAAGGCATTGGTCAAACTACTGCAGTAGGTATCGGTGGAGACCCAGTTAATGGAACTAACTTTATTGACGTATTAAAAGCATTTAATGAAGATGATGACACTAAAGCTGTTGTAATGATTGGTGAAATCGGTGGTACTGCAGAAGAAGAAGCTGCTGAATGGATTAAAGCAAATATGACTAAACCTGTAGTTGGATTTATTGGTGGTCAAACTGCTCCTCCAGGAAAACGTATGGGACATGCGGGTGCTATCATTTCTGGTGGTAAAGGTACAGCAGAAGAGAAGATTAAAACACTGAATAGTTGTGGTGTAAAAACTGCTGCAACACCTTCGGAAATTGGTACTACTTTAATTGAAGCTGCCAAAGAAGCAGGTATATACGAAGAATTATTAACAATTAATAAATAAAATTTAAAAAATTATTCATAGCCCAAACTGTGTTTTTAATAATGCAGTATTGGGCTATTTGTCGTTAAAAAATATTGTTATATCGTCTAAAGTTAAATATAAAGGTCCACTATTTTCAGGGCCGATTAATAAAATGTAAACTAAAATCATTAAAAAAATAGTAAATGCTGCGTCGAAATAGGGTTCTAACATAGAGCAATCCTGAGCAAAGAATTTTTTCTATAATTTTGA containing:
- the ylqF gene encoding ribosome biogenesis GTPase YlqF codes for the protein MVIQWYPGHMAKAKREVSEQLKKVDVVFELVDARIPYSSRNPMIDDVIKQKPRVVILNKKDMSNLKEMEKWENFFVEKGYYPVAVDAKHGKNLKQVEAAAIKATKEKFEREKAKGLKPRAIRAMIVGIPNVGKSTLINKLANRSIAQTGNKPGVTKQQQWIKVGKSLQLLDTPGILWPKFEDEEVGKKLSLTGAIKDSIVHLDEVAIYGLNFLIAHDLERLQQHYKIDVNADAEVLEWFDAIGRKRGLLRKGNEVDYEAVIELLINDMRNAKIGTYCFDIVQEMSEELSHDSNN
- a CDS encoding ribonuclease HII is translated as MTQTIKDLTAIINDINSLEELATHTVNADGRKGVQLAISRRRKQLLAKEQLQQKYITMSKYEQSILNQQPNALICGIDEVGRGPLAGPVVACATILNSGHHYLGLDDSKKMTAAKREQLNEALKSNVRDYAFGIATAQEIDELNIYQATKVAMQRAIDNLTVKPTHLLIDAMELNNNIPQQAIIKGDAKSVSIAAASVMAKVYRDHYMTDLAQQYPDYGFDKNAGYGTKQHLTAIDTVGIMAEHRKSFEPIKSIVSNEKVE
- the sucC gene encoding ADP-forming succinate--CoA ligase subunit beta, whose amino-acid sequence is MNIHEYQGKEIFRSMGVPVPEGRVAFTAEEAVEKAKELNSDVYVVKAQIHAGGRGKAGGVKIAKSLSEVETYANELLGKTLVTHQTGPEGKEVKRLYIEEGCDIQKEYYVGFVIDRATDQVTLMASEEGGTEIEEVAAKTPEKIFKESIDPVVGLSPYQARRIAFNINIPKESVNKAAKFLIALYNVFIEKDCSIVEINPLVTTGDGEVLALDAKINFDDNALFRHKDVVEMRDLEEEDPKEIEASKHDLSYIALDGDIGCMVNGAGLAMATMDTINHFGGNPANFLDAGGSATREKVTEAFKIILGDENVKGIFVNIFGGIMKCDVIAEGIVEAVKEVDLTLPLVVRLEGTNVELGKQILKDSGLAIEPAATMAEGAQKIVKLVKEA
- the sucD gene encoding succinate--CoA ligase subunit alpha — its product is MSVFIDKNTKVMVQGITGSTALFHTKQMLDYGTQIVAGVTPGKGGQVVEGVPVFNTVEEAKNETGATVSVIYVPAPFAADSILEAADADLDMVICITEHIPVLDMVKVKRYLEGRKTRLVGPNCPGVITADECKIGIMPGYIHKKGHVGVVSRSGTLTYEAVHQLTEEGIGQTTAVGIGGDPVNGTNFIDVLKAFNEDDDTKAVVMIGEIGGTAEEEAAEWIKANMTKPVVGFIGGQTAPPGKRMGHAGAIISGGKGTAEEKIKTLNSCGVKTAATPSEIGTTLIEAAKEAGIYEELLTINK